A window of Nocardia arthritidis genomic DNA:
GTTCGACTCGGTGCCCGTCCGGGTCGCGCAAATTCATGGTTGTTTCGGTGCCGATGCTGTGGCGGTTGGGCCCGTATTCGACGTTCGTCTTGAAACCGTGCGTGTGGGCGGTGTCCAGCAGGTGCAGCATCGTGACCGGTGCGTCGTGCACGACGAACGCGAAATGGTGCAGCTTCGGTCCTGGGCCCTGGCTGAAGACGATGTCGTTCGCGTTGCCTTTGCGTTCCAGGAACGCGACTTGCAGCGGCTCGTCCGCGTCGCCCGTCGCAGTGGCGGCCTCACTTGTATGGAACCCGAGCCCCGCCCAGAATTCGACCGCGCTGTCGGCGTCGGGAACCCTGATCTGCAGATGGTCGAATCGTGGCGGCGCGGCACCGACCTTGCGCGTGTAGTCGAGCACCTCTCGTCGCGTTCCGACCACCGGCATCGCGGCGATGAATTCGACGGGAACGCCCTGCGGGTCGCTCACCTGTAAGGTGCGGCCCTGGGCCGGAAGGTCTACGAACCGCGTCGGCAGGTCTCGTGCACGGAAATGCTCGGCCAGCCGATCCAGGTCCTCGGGGGCGGCCACCCGGAAACCTGTGCGCCCGACCGCCGCGTCGGCCGCCCGGTGCAGTACCAGGCTGTGATGCTGGATCTCCTCGATACCCCGCAGGTATACGGCGTCGTCGGTGGCCTCGGTCACCACGAGTCCCACGAATTCCTCGTAGAACCGTCTGCTCTCGGCCAGATCTGTGACGTCGAGGTGAAGATGGTTCAGCCGGGTGATGTCGAATCCCGTATCACGGTCTTGCGGATACAGAGGCATGGCTACACGGCTCCAATCGTTTGTTATGGCGGTAATTCTCGTACGACTGTGGAAACCAATGTCTTCCAGCGACTATTTCGCGCGAAACGCGGAAACGAAAGAATGTGACAAGCGAGCGTCCTGGTTACCGCGATGTGCGCCACCGGAATCTCGTTCCGACGTATAGACGAGACAATCCGGAAATGCGGGCTTGGAATCTTCTTCGCGAGTGGCGAATCAGGGACGTGGAATGTTGCGCAGATTGCTGCGAGCCATGTCGATCATCTTGCCGACGCCGCCGTCGAGGACCGTGCGGCCGCTGCTCAGTGCGAAACCACGCAGCATCTCACCGGTAATCCGCGGTGGAATCGACAGCGCGTTCGGGTCGGTCACTACTTCGAGCAGGGCGGGGCCGGGAGTTTCCAGCACCGTCCGCAGCCCCTTGGCAAGATCGCCGGGATGATCGATCCGAACGGACGGGATACCGCATGCGGTGGCGATGGCACTGAAATCCACTGCGGGATGGTCGGTTCCGTAATCCGGATAACCTTCGACCATCATCTCCAGCTTGACCATGCCGAGGCTGGCGTTGTTGAACACCACCACCTTCACCGGAAGGTCGTAGGTCTTCAAGGTCAACAGTTCCCCGAGCAGCATGCTCAGCCCCCCGTCCCCGGACAGGGAGATCACCTGACGGCCCGGGTATGCCAGCTGCGCGCCGATCGCGTGCGGCAGCGCGTTGGCCATGCTGCCGTGCCAGAACGAGCCGATTACCCTGCGTTGCCCGTTCGGCGTGAGATACCTTGCCGCCCATACGTTTCCCATTCCGGTGTCAACCGTGAACACCGCATCGCCTGCCGCCTCCTCATCGAGGACAGCCGCCGCGTATTCGGGATGGATGGGCGTGCGGTCGGCGATCTTGCCGGTATACGCACCGACGACCTTCTCCAACCGCCTGGCGTGCTCATGCAGCATGCGATGCAGGAACGAACGGTCCGTGCGCGGCCGCAACAGTGGAAGCAACTGCGCGACGGTCGCTTTCACGTCCCCGTGCACCGCGAGATCCAGCGGTGTGCGCCTGGCGAATCGGGTGAGGTCCCGGTCGATCTGGACCGTGCGCCGTTGCGGCAGGAAATCGTCGTAGGGGAAGTCGGTGCCGAGCAGGACCACGCAGTCCGCCTCGTGCATGGCCTCGTAGCAGGCACCGTAGCCGAGCAGTCCGCTCATGCCGACGTCGAACGGATTGTCGTACTGGATCCACTGTTTGCCGCGCAAACTGTGGCCGACCGGAGCAGCCAGCGCGTCCGCCAGGGCTATTGTCTCATCGTGCGCGTCCGCCACGCCGCCACCGCAGAACAGCATCACCTTGTCCGCGTTGTCGAGTACCCGGGCCAGTTCCTCGATCTGCGCCGGCGCGGGCACGAGCGGGGAGCGAACGGCACATGCGCTGTGCCCCACCGCATTCGACGGAGCCCGCCGCCCGCTGACATCACCGGGGATGGTCAGCACCGAAACACCGCCCGCGCCCAGGGCGGTCTGC
This region includes:
- a CDS encoding VOC family protein — encoded protein: MPLYPQDRDTGFDITRLNHLHLDVTDLAESRRFYEEFVGLVVTEATDDAVYLRGIEEIQHHSLVLHRAADAAVGRTGFRVAAPEDLDRLAEHFRARDLPTRFVDLPAQGRTLQVSDPQGVPVEFIAAMPVVGTRREVLDYTRKVGAAPPRFDHLQIRVPDADSAVEFWAGLGFHTSEAATATGDADEPLQVAFLERKGNANDIVFSQGPGPKLHHFAFVVHDAPVTMLHLLDTAHTHGFKTNVEYGPNRHSIGTETTMNLRDPDGHRVELLSHPYFVDADEPTLLWSFADPLAAVSLWGAEPELSWFTETSPMRGVRAREPETPTPMPGAPVQRVSHAG
- a CDS encoding pyruvate dehydrogenase, which gives rise to MVTTADVLVRDLIAHGVSRIYGIVGDSLNPIVDAVRRTDGIEWVHVRHEEAAAFAAAAEAQLTGQLAVCAGSCGPGNLHLINGLFDAHRSGAPVLAIASHIPLAQIGTRYFQETHPQQLFAECSHYSEMVSTPEQLPRLLRIAMQTALGAGGVSVLTIPGDVSGRRAPSNAVGHSACAVRSPLVPAPAQIEELARVLDNADKVMLFCGGGVADAHDETIALADALAAPVGHSLRGKQWIQYDNPFDVGMSGLLGYGACYEAMHEADCVVLLGTDFPYDDFLPQRRTVQIDRDLTRFARRTPLDLAVHGDVKATVAQLLPLLRPRTDRSFLHRMLHEHARRLEKVVGAYTGKIADRTPIHPEYAAAVLDEEAAGDAVFTVDTGMGNVWAARYLTPNGQRRVIGSFWHGSMANALPHAIGAQLAYPGRQVISLSGDGGLSMLLGELLTLKTYDLPVKVVVFNNASLGMVKLEMMVEGYPDYGTDHPAVDFSAIATACGIPSVRIDHPGDLAKGLRTVLETPGPALLEVVTDPNALSIPPRITGEMLRGFALSSGRTVLDGGVGKMIDMARSNLRNIPRP